The genomic interval ACTTCCAGTATCGCGGTACTCAGCACGTGATGCTCTCACGTGCCGAGACGCGTTCACTCACGGGCCGAGACATTTCAAGCACCTCCGCGAGAGAAACCCTCACGGTTCAACCGGCACATCTTGGCTTTCTCGGTATCAATGACTGAAACATACGTCATCGGGTGGATCCCTTTCGCCACGTCAGCCACTTGGGTATACCCATTGCGTCATGAGCCGCGCGTCCGCTTCGTTCGGAACATTGCTGGGGCAGAAGTATGAATTGCGTCAGCGGATTGGCGTGGGCGCCATGGGACTGGTGTACGAGGCGGCGCGAGTCGATGGCGGCGACGCGGTGGCCATCAAGGTGCTCCAGCAGCACCTGGTGGATGACCCGGCGGTGCTCGCGCGCTTCAAGCGCGAAGCCCACGCGACGGAGGGTCTGAGCGACCCTCACCTGGTCCAGGTGAAGGACTTCCAGTGCAACCCGGACGAGCCTCCATTCCTGGTGATGGAGCTGCTCCACGGACAGACGCTGCGGCTGCTGCTGAAGCAGCAAGGCCCCATGCCGGTCGCCCGCGCGGCGGCGCTCGCGCTTCAAACCCTGTCCGCGCTGGGCACCGCGCACCGCGCCGGGGTCATCCACCGCGACATCAAGCCCGACAACCTCTTCGTCACCTCGACCGAGGCGGGCGAAACGGTGAAGGTGCTGGACTTCGGCGTGGCGCGGCTCGTTCACGAGGACGACGCGTCGGCGGTGGGCGCGGAAGCCGGCGCCTGGGTGGGAACTCCGTCCTTCATGGCGCCCGAGCAGGTCCGCTGCCTGCCCGTCGATGCACGCGCGGACCTCTACTCGCTGGGCGCGTGTGTGTATCAGATGGTCACCGGCCGTCAGCCCATCGACGTGGCCGACACGGTGGCCCTCTTCTCCGCCATCGTGGAGCGTGTGCCACCCCTGGCCACCGAGCTTCGCCCGGAGGTGCCCGAGGAGTTCTCCCGGCTGCTCGCGAAGGCGCTGCACAAGAACCCCGCCGAGCGCTTCACCAGCGCCGAGGAGATGGCTCGCGCGCTCGCGCCCTGGGCCGTCGCGGCCCCGACACAGGTGGAGGCGGACCTGGCCCCGGCCCGGACAGACGAAGCCGAGCCCGAGGCTGTCACCCTCGTGGAGAACCCCGCCCCCGAGCCGGTGGCGAGCCCCCCTCCCCGCCGCCGCACCAGCCTGAGAAAGCGCCTGCTGTTCGTCGGCGCCACCGTGGTGGGGCTGGGCGTGGGCGTCGCGCTCTGGCTGTAACCGGTTTGTGACATCCAGCAAGCGGAGCGAGGGCCACGCAAGCCCCCGCCCCGCCACGTCGTCAGTGGACGACGAACGTCGAAGGGAGCAGGACCCGGGCACCTCGCGCCTGGAAGAGGCTGTCCTTCAGGTGCAGCTGGATGACCACGTGGTTGCGCTTCTCCAGCTCGCAACGCGGCGTCTTGAAGCCGATGGAGCCCGAGCGGGCGTTGATGAGCCCCGTCGCACCCGGCTCGCGGAAGGCCCCCATGTCATCGAAGAGCACCCGGATGTCCGCCTCCTGCGCATCGGGCGGCAGGTAGAAGGACCCCAGCAGGTACGCATGGTCCGTCCGAGCCAGGTCCATCGAACGCGCCGCCGGTGAGTAGCGGAACGGCACCGCGACGCCCTTCGTCGTCACC from Myxococcus stipitatus carries:
- a CDS encoding serine/threonine-protein kinase, whose product is MSRASASFGTLLGQKYELRQRIGVGAMGLVYEAARVDGGDAVAIKVLQQHLVDDPAVLARFKREAHATEGLSDPHLVQVKDFQCNPDEPPFLVMELLHGQTLRLLLKQQGPMPVARAAALALQTLSALGTAHRAGVIHRDIKPDNLFVTSTEAGETVKVLDFGVARLVHEDDASAVGAEAGAWVGTPSFMAPEQVRCLPVDARADLYSLGACVYQMVTGRQPIDVADTVALFSAIVERVPPLATELRPEVPEEFSRLLAKALHKNPAERFTSAEEMARALAPWAVAAPTQVEADLAPARTDEAEPEAVTLVENPAPEPVASPPPRRRTSLRKRLLFVGATVVGLGVGVALWL